A DNA window from Candidatus Woesearchaeota archaeon contains the following coding sequences:
- a CDS encoding urea carboxylase-associated family protein produces MATTIPNGYTKQLVIEIHPNKGFAALLMPYDLIRIVDIEGQQVSDLVAFNAGDVAERLSGPQTTKLNARLNLIPQNILYSDRCNPMLKITYMSNPGVHCNFIYSPCGPEDNAIRFPHSYAGPTCLENLEDALSPWRIHRKELLEPFSIGLNLKITGDGTIETVEPVSEAGDYIEMEATISLVAGISACPQDRNPCNGGRPTPIRFEQYRRM; encoded by the coding sequence ATGGCAACAACAATCCCCAACGGATATACGAAGCAATTGGTAATTGAAATCCATCCAAATAAAGGATTTGCTGCATTGCTTATGCCGTATGATCTAATCCGTATTGTAGACATAGAAGGTCAGCAAGTATCTGATCTTGTTGCATTTAATGCCGGGGATGTGGCAGAAAGGCTAAGCGGACCGCAAACAACAAAGTTAAATGCGCGATTAAATCTGATCCCTCAAAATATATTATATTCCGATAGATGCAATCCTATGCTAAAAATAACTTATATGTCAAATCCGGGCGTCCACTGCAATTTTATTTATTCTCCATGCGGGCCTGAGGATAATGCGATTAGATTTCCACACTCATATGCCGGTCCAACCTGTCTGGAGAACCTGGAAGATGCTTTATCTCCATGGCGCATTCATAGGAAAGAATTGTTGGAGCCCTTTAGTATAGGCCTTAATCTTAAAATAACTGGTGATGGAACAATAGAAACTGTTGAACCAGTATCTGAAGCAGGGGATTATATTGAAATGGAAGCAACAATATCTCTTGTTGCTGGGATTTCCGCTTGCCCGCAAGATAGAAACCCATGCAATGGCGGAAGACCAACCCCAATAAGGTTTGAACAGTATAGAAGAATGTAA